One Dermatophagoides farinae isolate YC_2012a chromosome 1, ASM2471394v1, whole genome shotgun sequence genomic region harbors:
- the LOC124492701 gene encoding uracil-DNA glycosylase-like, which yields MSTFVRLNHFSSNIHTNTKMSKTQKTITNFFKRKVIDDDESNCKKPCTDVGGDKLVLRPQHDNLKIVQSNNNSRRVASGYISAKWYQSFEQEFHKSYFKNLEKFITNERNSHTIYPPENQVFSWSFHCDIDNVKVIILGQDPYHGPKQANGLAFSVERDVAKPPSLINIFKEIKNEYPEFIIPAHGDLKQWSSQGVLLLNASLTVRANQANSHSNHGWEQFTDSIIKYLNQNYSNRVFMLWGNYAQKKGAVIDSKKHLVLKSVHPSPLSVMRGFFGCGHFKQANDYLIKHGIKPIDWTKLD from the exons atgagcaCATTTGTTAGATTGAATCATTTCTCATCGAAtattcacacaaacacaaaaatgtcaaaaactCAAAAAACGATAACAAACTTTTTCAAACGTAAAGTTATCGACGACGATGAATCGAATTGTAAAAAG CCATGCACCGATGTTGGAGGTGACAAACTTGTTTTGCGACCACAACATGATAATTTAAAGATCGTGCAAAGCAATAACAACAGTCGTCGTGTTGCCAGTGGATACATATCCGCGAAATGGTATCAGAGTTTCGAACAAGAATTTCATAAAtcatattttaaaaatttggaaaaattcattacgaATGAACGGAATTCTCACACTATTTATCCACCAGAAAATCAAGTATTCAGCTGGTCATTTCATTGtgatattgataatgttAAAGTGATCATTTTGGGCCAGGATCCATATCATGGCCCTAAACAAGCTAATGGTCTGGCATTCAGTGTTGAAAGAGATGTTGCTAAACCACCGAg cttaattaatattttcaaagaaatcaaaaatgaatatccCGAATTCATAATACCCGCGCATGGTGATCTAAAACAATGGTCAAGTCAAGGTGTACTGCTGTTGAATGCATCACTTACTGTACGTGCAAATCAAGcaaattcacattcaaatCATGGCTGGGAACAATTTACCGATTCGATAATCAAATAtctgaatcaaaattattcaaatcgTGTTTTTATGCTTTGGGGTAATTATGCACAGAAAAAAGGTGCTGTAATCGATTCGAAGAAACATTTAGTACTGAAATCTGTACATCCAAGCCCATTATCAGTAATGCGTGGATTTTTTGGTTGTGGACATTTTAAACAGGCCAATGATTATCTAATCAAGCATGGCATTAAACCTATTGATTGGACTAAattagattga